The following proteins are co-located in the Noviherbaspirillum sp. UKPF54 genome:
- a CDS encoding ATP-binding protein, protein MIKSFFQSMTSRIVLILVSGVVVSALLSLFLAFGERQRMIGQFRDFHAVERVAQFVLSLETVPPDLRASYLSAASGIGIQARLAGPVEEVLQQQTELAQRLEQRLLAGHEVASASPESADCAPPNRPGRSLQRRQRDFRAACEALLVTLQDGSRIRLSVAPPRPPSFAPPPDFLDYGILFVLSVSALAAIIARMTMRPLKQLAQAATELGNNIDRPALPERGATEIRQAAAAFNAMQARIRHHIRQRAHILAAITHDLQTPLTRLRLRLEKVDDAELRAKLISDLSAMQSMVREGLDLARSMDLAEAMQPLDLDSLIDSVCADAADAGQHVTASGATSVSLLARPTALRRCLTNLIDNAVKYGHSAQVSAAREDGMAVICIRDDGPGIPEAELEKVFDPFYRLESSRSRDTGGTGLGMTIARNIVEQHGGTIHLRNRREGGLEVTVRLPARA, encoded by the coding sequence ATGATCAAGTCCTTCTTCCAGTCGATGACGAGCCGGATCGTTCTGATCCTGGTGTCCGGCGTCGTCGTCAGCGCGCTGCTGAGCCTGTTCCTCGCCTTCGGCGAACGCCAGCGCATGATCGGCCAGTTCCGCGATTTTCATGCAGTCGAACGCGTCGCCCAGTTCGTCCTGTCGCTGGAAACCGTGCCCCCCGACCTGCGCGCCTCCTATCTGTCGGCGGCCTCCGGAATCGGCATCCAGGCGCGATTGGCCGGACCGGTGGAAGAAGTTCTGCAGCAGCAGACCGAGCTTGCGCAGCGGCTCGAACAGCGTCTGCTTGCGGGCCACGAAGTGGCGTCCGCTTCGCCCGAAAGCGCCGACTGCGCACCACCCAACCGCCCGGGCCGCTCGCTTCAGAGAAGGCAGCGCGACTTCCGCGCCGCCTGCGAAGCGCTGCTGGTGACGCTGCAGGACGGCTCCCGGATCAGGCTTTCCGTCGCGCCGCCGCGCCCGCCGTCGTTCGCGCCGCCGCCCGATTTCCTCGATTACGGCATCCTGTTCGTGCTCAGCGTATCAGCCCTTGCCGCGATCATCGCGCGCATGACCATGCGCCCGCTCAAGCAACTGGCCCAGGCGGCCACCGAGCTGGGCAACAATATCGACCGCCCGGCGCTGCCGGAACGCGGCGCCACCGAAATCCGGCAAGCCGCCGCCGCATTCAATGCGATGCAAGCGCGCATCCGCCACCACATCAGGCAGCGGGCCCACATCCTAGCCGCCATCACGCACGATTTGCAGACGCCGCTCACGCGATTGCGCCTGAGGCTGGAAAAGGTCGACGACGCCGAGCTGCGCGCCAAGCTGATCAGCGACCTGTCGGCGATGCAGAGCATGGTGCGCGAAGGACTGGACTTGGCGCGCAGCATGGATCTGGCCGAGGCGATGCAGCCGCTCGACCTGGATTCACTGATCGACAGCGTCTGCGCCGACGCAGCCGACGCCGGGCAGCACGTCACAGCTTCCGGCGCAACGTCGGTATCGCTGTTGGCGCGGCCGACCGCGCTGCGCCGCTGCCTTACCAACCTGATCGACAACGCGGTCAAGTACGGCCATTCGGCCCAGGTGAGTGCAGCGCGCGAAGACGGCATGGCCGTGATATGCATCAGGGACGACGGCCCCGGCATTCCGGAGGCCGAGCTGGAGAAGGTGTTCGATCCGTTCTACCGGCTCGAAAGTTCGCGCTCGCGCGACACCGGTGGAACAGGGCTGGGAATGACCATTGCGCGCAACATCGTCGAACAGCACGGCGGAACGATCCACTTGCGCAACCGCCGGGAAGGCGGGCTGGAGGTGACGGTCAGGCTACCTGCCCGAGCTTGA
- a CDS encoding M15 family metallopeptidase codes for MGDKHFFLLLAVSYAVVGVAGGWAVTRAEKRRRWQCRISGAVVTQWNRLALLQRHTASQTCLALAFLRAAAQSAFRVIRRRPGISTAALVLLSLPALLALLFSPRTDLGGYPDAPAAHDPVVATLLIGEQLVPPSPLPPDLFLAGDLDLIRPGIASASRDWALLDNEFRQRLLGVFRSMAKHGYQMALLEGYRSPERQAILARLGPQVTNAGAYQSYHQYGLAADSAFFRSGKIVISERDAWAMKGYQLYGEYAESAGLVWGGRWRMMDFGHVELRKPRVLPYLQ; via the coding sequence GTGGGCGATAAGCACTTCTTTCTCTTGCTGGCGGTATCGTACGCGGTTGTGGGCGTTGCCGGAGGCTGGGCGGTAACCCGAGCCGAAAAGCGCCGGAGGTGGCAATGCCGAATTAGCGGGGCAGTCGTCACGCAATGGAATCGGCTCGCCTTGCTGCAACGTCACACCGCCTCGCAGACTTGCTTGGCACTGGCGTTTCTGCGTGCGGCCGCCCAATCCGCCTTTCGGGTCATCCGCCGTCGTCCCGGCATCAGCACGGCCGCACTGGTACTGCTGTCGTTGCCCGCCCTGCTTGCCTTGCTTTTCTCGCCGCGAACCGACTTGGGCGGTTATCCCGACGCTCCGGCAGCGCACGATCCTGTAGTCGCCACGTTATTAATCGGAGAACAACTCGTACCACCGTCACCGCTGCCGCCCGATCTATTCCTTGCCGGAGACCTCGATCTGATTCGACCGGGAATTGCCAGTGCCAGCCGGGATTGGGCCTTACTGGACAACGAGTTCCGGCAGCGACTTTTGGGCGTATTTCGATCGATGGCGAAGCATGGCTACCAGATGGCGCTTCTCGAAGGCTATCGCAGCCCCGAGCGCCAAGCCATCCTTGCTCGACTGGGTCCACAGGTGACGAATGCAGGCGCCTATCAGAGTTACCACCAGTACGGCCTTGCTGCGGATAGTGCCTTCTTTAGGAGCGGCAAGATCGTGATATCGGAACGCGATGCCTGGGCCATGAAGGGCTACCAGCTATACGGTGAATATGCCGAATCTGCCGGACTTGTGTGGGGCGGGCGCTGGCGCATGATGGATTTCGGCCATGTCGAGCTGAGAAAACCGCGAGTATTGCCATACCTCCAATAA
- a CDS encoding PAAR domain-containing protein, with protein sequence MAKPLIVTGDATDHGGTVVSGAATTDANGRRIARIGDQVTCPHKGHGTNAIVSGDPTVIVDGSPVARHGDVTACGAVLISSQFSTGSE encoded by the coding sequence ATGGCGAAACCACTCATCGTCACCGGCGACGCTACCGATCATGGCGGCACCGTCGTTAGCGGCGCGGCAACCACTGACGCCAACGGCAGGCGCATCGCCCGCATCGGGGACCAGGTGACTTGCCCGCACAAAGGCCATGGCACCAATGCCATCGTCAGCGGCGACCCCACCGTCATCGTCGACGGCAGCCCTGTGGCCCGCCACGGCGATGTGACGGCCTGCGGTGCGGTGCTCATTTCCAGCCAATTCTCCACCGGCAGCGAATAA
- the tssM gene encoding type VI secretion system membrane subunit TssM, producing MNRIIDIFKDTRIITAIGLALTLAAVYLAGSALHASPAWTLAVMGLACALWIGTWIVLWHRTRRAAAAMEQMLHGQADQALKAASADRKRDVDILRKRLLDAIRTIKGSKLGQTSGKAALYELPWYIVIGNPAAGKSTAAVNSGLNFPFSDKGCQAIQGIGGTRNCDWFFTTEGILLDTAGRYAVHEEDRSEWLGFLDLLRKHRPKAPINGIVIVASIAELTGGRPDATITLAKQLRQRVQELTERLELFAPVYVMFTKVDLIAGFIDFFEGSDAEERNRVWGATLPYDVDGKANAVALFDQHFDALAEGVKELGATRMSLNRGQSAGPGVLTFPMEFVGIRQHLRMFIATLFEENPFQFKPVFRGFYFTSAIQEGVATHAAGQRVVREYGLAAGRRMAASVSSNSGFFLKNLFSSVIFADRNLARRYASRNKLLLRQFGFYGALLALGLLLGGWSWSFVGNRQYVANVRADMEKAIKVQQAGQDLASRLEALTILQDRLEQLQRYRENKPLALGFGLFQGERIENKLRSEYFKGLRQVMLEPVAINIEAFLSEVGTNAVKLQAAARVPQGAAPADASAFGRGAPSPYKNLSPDNPEDAYNALKTYLMLADRDRIDGAHLGDQLTRFWRGWIEANRGNAPREQVLRNAEKLIGFYLAQAGESDFPLIENKLALVDQARDTLRLAVKGTPARERVYSEIKMRASTRFPSVTVASVVGEQNRELIAGSHAIPGAFTRAAWEQFIEGAIRDASTGELQSADWVLKTTAHDDLSLEGSPEQIRGELVRMYKTEYIGEWKKFMQGIVIADFPGFDAAAAGMNRLGDPAMSPLNTLMQTLYRETAWDNPSLVDKGMQSARRSMTDWFRRTVLRQAPSRPYQDLAAGKEGELQPGMIGREFSGIAGLAMARSESKDASLLNGYLARLAKVRTRFNQIRNAGDPGPGSRQLMQATLDGNDSELADALKYVDDSMLTGMPDSQRAVIRPLLVRPLMQAFAVIVAPAEQDLNRTWAAQIHEPFGKSLATKYPFTAASRVEATASEIAQVFGPDGKIAKFVQDSMGPLVVRRGDTLSARTWADMGVHLNPVFAANLAHFVAPPGAGAGSTAAAQGQPQTSFQLQPIPTAGLVEYTIEIDGQMLRYRNGQQEWASFIWPSAQGQPGARISAQTAGGNTVVIADFPGQFGLEKLIDSAQRTRRDNGLFTMAWTNGGYSVNVNFRLISDARSAGQGGPENGLRGVQLPATVVGSAI from the coding sequence ATGAACCGGATTATCGACATCTTCAAAGACACGCGAATCATCACTGCTATCGGGCTGGCTCTTACGCTGGCGGCCGTCTATCTGGCCGGCTCGGCGCTTCATGCGTCTCCCGCATGGACGCTAGCCGTCATGGGGCTGGCATGCGCCTTGTGGATCGGGACCTGGATCGTGCTATGGCATCGCACGCGCCGAGCGGCCGCAGCCATGGAGCAGATGCTTCATGGCCAGGCGGACCAGGCGCTCAAGGCGGCATCCGCCGACAGGAAGCGGGATGTGGACATCCTCCGCAAGCGACTGCTCGATGCGATCCGCACCATCAAGGGGTCCAAGCTTGGTCAAACCAGCGGCAAGGCTGCGCTCTATGAACTGCCGTGGTATATCGTGATAGGCAACCCGGCGGCGGGAAAAAGCACCGCGGCAGTGAATTCCGGGCTGAATTTTCCGTTCTCGGACAAGGGCTGCCAGGCGATCCAGGGCATTGGCGGCACGCGCAATTGCGACTGGTTCTTCACCACCGAAGGCATCCTGCTCGATACCGCCGGACGCTATGCGGTACATGAGGAAGACCGCAGCGAATGGCTCGGCTTTCTCGACTTGCTGAGGAAGCACCGCCCCAAGGCGCCGATCAACGGTATCGTCATCGTCGCCAGTATCGCGGAACTGACCGGCGGCCGGCCCGACGCCACGATCACGCTGGCCAAGCAGCTGCGCCAGCGAGTGCAGGAGCTGACCGAGCGCCTCGAGCTGTTCGCGCCGGTCTACGTGATGTTTACCAAGGTCGACCTGATCGCCGGGTTCATCGATTTTTTCGAGGGTTCGGATGCCGAGGAGCGCAACCGCGTATGGGGCGCCACCCTGCCCTACGACGTGGATGGCAAGGCCAACGCGGTGGCACTGTTCGACCAGCATTTCGATGCCCTGGCCGAAGGCGTAAAGGAACTCGGCGCCACCCGCATGTCGCTCAACCGCGGCCAGTCGGCCGGGCCGGGCGTGCTGACCTTCCCGATGGAATTCGTCGGGATCAGGCAGCATCTGCGCATGTTCATCGCCACCCTGTTCGAAGAAAATCCGTTCCAGTTCAAGCCTGTTTTTCGTGGCTTTTATTTCACAAGCGCGATCCAGGAAGGCGTGGCGACCCACGCCGCCGGGCAACGCGTGGTGCGGGAATACGGGTTGGCGGCCGGTCGCAGGATGGCGGCGAGCGTGAGTTCGAACAGTGGCTTCTTTCTCAAAAACCTGTTTTCCTCTGTGATCTTCGCCGATCGCAACCTGGCGCGGCGGTACGCTAGCCGCAACAAGCTGTTGCTGCGCCAGTTCGGTTTTTACGGCGCCTTGCTGGCACTGGGGCTGCTGCTCGGGGGCTGGAGCTGGTCCTTCGTCGGCAATCGCCAGTATGTGGCCAACGTCCGCGCCGACATGGAAAAGGCGATCAAGGTCCAGCAAGCAGGTCAGGACCTGGCATCCCGGCTTGAGGCGCTGACCATCCTGCAGGACAGGCTGGAGCAGTTGCAGCGCTACCGGGAGAACAAACCTCTGGCGCTCGGCTTCGGGCTGTTCCAGGGCGAACGTATCGAGAACAAGCTGCGCTCCGAGTACTTCAAGGGATTGCGGCAGGTGATGCTGGAACCGGTCGCGATCAACATCGAGGCCTTCCTGTCGGAAGTCGGCACCAACGCCGTCAAGCTGCAGGCCGCTGCACGCGTCCCGCAGGGCGCCGCGCCCGCGGACGCTTCGGCTTTCGGGCGCGGCGCACCGTCCCCGTACAAAAATCTCTCGCCGGACAATCCGGAAGACGCTTACAACGCGTTGAAAACTTACCTGATGCTGGCCGACCGCGACCGCATCGACGGAGCCCACCTGGGCGACCAACTCACCCGCTTCTGGCGCGGCTGGATCGAAGCCAATCGCGGCAACGCGCCACGCGAACAAGTGCTCCGCAACGCCGAAAAGCTGATTGGCTTCTACCTCGCACAGGCCGGGGAATCGGACTTCCCGCTGATTGAAAACAAGCTGGCGCTGGTCGATCAGGCGCGCGACACGCTGCGGCTAGCCGTCAAGGGAACGCCGGCGCGCGAGCGCGTGTATAGCGAAATCAAGATGCGTGCCTCGACACGTTTTCCGTCGGTTACCGTAGCCTCCGTGGTCGGCGAACAGAACAGGGAGCTGATCGCGGGAAGCCATGCAATCCCCGGCGCATTCACCCGCGCCGCCTGGGAACAGTTCATTGAAGGAGCGATCAGGGATGCCAGTACTGGCGAGCTGCAAAGCGCCGACTGGGTGCTCAAGACCACGGCACACGACGACCTGTCGCTCGAAGGCAGTCCGGAGCAGATCCGCGGGGAGCTGGTCCGCATGTACAAGACAGAGTACATCGGCGAATGGAAGAAATTCATGCAAGGCATCGTCATCGCCGATTTCCCGGGCTTCGATGCGGCGGCTGCCGGCATGAACCGGCTCGGCGATCCGGCCATGTCGCCGCTCAACACGCTGATGCAAACGCTGTACAGGGAAACCGCCTGGGACAATCCCTCGCTCGTCGACAAGGGGATGCAGAGCGCTCGGCGAAGCATGACCGACTGGTTTCGCAGGACGGTGCTGCGCCAGGCGCCTTCCCGCCCCTACCAGGATCTCGCCGCCGGCAAGGAAGGCGAACTCCAGCCGGGCATGATCGGCAGGGAGTTTTCCGGCATCGCCGGCCTCGCCATGGCGCGCAGCGAGAGCAAGGACGCCTCGCTATTGAACGGCTACCTGGCACGGCTCGCCAAAGTACGCACGCGCTTCAACCAAATCAGGAATGCTGGCGATCCGGGCCCCGGCAGCAGGCAACTGATGCAGGCTACGCTGGACGGCAACGATTCCGAACTGGCCGATGCCCTCAAATATGTCGATGACAGCATGTTGACCGGCATGCCGGATTCGCAGCGCGCCGTCATCCGTCCCCTGCTGGTGCGCCCGCTGATGCAGGCGTTCGCCGTCATCGTGGCGCCGGCCGAGCAGGATTTGAACCGTACCTGGGCTGCGCAGATACATGAGCCGTTCGGCAAATCGCTCGCGACTAAATATCCGTTCACCGCCGCATCCCGCGTCGAGGCGACCGCTTCGGAAATCGCGCAGGTGTTCGGCCCGGACGGCAAGATCGCGAAATTCGTGCAAGACAGCATGGGGCCGTTGGTAGTGCGGCGCGGCGACACGCTGTCGGCGCGCACCTGGGCCGACATGGGCGTGCACCTGAACCCCGTATTCGCGGCCAATCTGGCACACTTCGTGGCGCCTCCCGGAGCCGGCGCGGGGAGCACCGCGGCGGCGCAAGGCCAGCCGCAAACCAGCTTCCAGCTGCAGCCGATTCCCACCGCAGGTCTGGTCGAGTACACCATCGAAATCGACGGCCAGATGCTGCGCTACCGTAACGGCCAGCAAGAGTGGGCCAGCTTTATCTGGCCATCGGCGCAAGGCCAGCCGGGCGCCAGGATCAGTGCGCAAACGGCCGGCGGCAACACCGTCGTCATCGCGGATTTCCCAGGCCAGTTCGGTCTGGAAAAGCTCATCGACTCGGCGCAGCGCACGCGGCGCGACAACGGCTTGTTCACGATGGCCTGGACCAACGGCGGCTACTCGGTAAACGTCAACTTCCGCTTGATCAGCGATGCCCGCTCCGCCGGTCAGGGCGGGCCGGAAAATGGTTTGCGCGGCGTGCAGTTGCCTGCGACCGTTGTCGGATCCGCCATCTGA
- the tagF gene encoding type VI secretion system-associated protein TagF produces MQANRTMGAIPAIQPRNASSIYFGKIASRGDFVKSTSGAEVIALIDKWVAQGMELLIADPDWKNSYDTAGPVDFLFIGTRRKRAISGALIPGRDASVRRFPFIAATLFEMGEALVFLPLSPLVMERHANHQRALSHHASTTHDAAETLTALGDVALLADAGQHRFHAGYAQFLNTTSLASLATALSPHLTGINLRQTILAVGYLLQPVLANYAIAPHRGLLMPLPADPGLAPLVKAWWLDLVCSFLPRADFELGVFSCRHDGRPVLILTFNGITPAVFHALFGGAAAQQSFIDISYSAWVEEYAARDATRYKLSSYLEHGELTLGQLREAFRQAFSG; encoded by the coding sequence ATGCAAGCGAATCGCACCATGGGCGCCATCCCGGCAATTCAGCCGCGAAATGCCAGCTCGATCTACTTTGGAAAAATTGCTTCGCGCGGTGATTTTGTCAAAAGCACTTCCGGAGCCGAAGTCATCGCGCTGATCGACAAGTGGGTGGCGCAAGGCATGGAGCTGCTGATCGCCGATCCGGACTGGAAGAACAGCTACGACACGGCCGGCCCGGTCGATTTCCTGTTCATAGGAACCCGCAGGAAGCGCGCCATCAGCGGCGCTCTGATTCCCGGCAGAGACGCGTCGGTGCGGCGCTTTCCATTCATTGCCGCTACCCTGTTCGAAATGGGCGAAGCACTGGTTTTCCTGCCATTGAGTCCGCTCGTGATGGAGCGCCACGCCAATCACCAGCGAGCCCTGTCGCACCATGCCTCGACCACGCATGACGCCGCCGAGACGCTGACCGCTCTTGGCGACGTCGCTTTGCTGGCCGATGCCGGGCAACACAGATTTCACGCCGGATATGCGCAGTTCCTGAATACGACCAGCCTGGCCAGCCTGGCCACCGCCCTGTCGCCGCACCTTACCGGCATAAACCTGCGCCAGACGATTCTCGCCGTCGGATATTTGCTGCAACCGGTTCTCGCCAATTACGCGATCGCGCCGCACCGGGGATTGCTCATGCCCCTGCCCGCCGATCCGGGCCTCGCGCCGCTTGTCAAGGCGTGGTGGCTCGACCTTGTCTGCAGCTTCCTGCCGAGAGCGGATTTCGAGCTGGGCGTGTTCTCGTGCCGCCATGACGGGCGGCCTGTGCTGATCCTGACTTTCAACGGCATCACCCCGGCCGTCTTTCATGCCCTGTTTGGGGGAGCCGCGGCACAGCAGTCTTTCATCGATATTTCCTATTCCGCCTGGGTTGAAGAGTACGCGGCACGCGATGCGACCAGGTACAAGCTGTCGAGCTATCTCGAACACGGCGAGCTGACGCTGGGCCAGCTTCGGGAAGCCTTCCGCCAGGCGTTTTCCGGGTAA
- a CDS encoding OmpA family protein, whose product MIIRSTLQQIALAVAITCAPPLSHAQSASPASAPGNIVISGAVPDEATKAALLGKLQDLYGRARVVDQISVGGVTAPPNWAVHVPGLMTPNLKSVSKGQLVVEGTNVALRGEVASEAVRQSVARDIAAALSPDYSVKNALRVSVATQDVLDRALGNHVIEFEPGSALLTDSGKAILDEMADALKKVHPQKVEIIGHTDDVGTASRNLALSRARSESVKAFLVSRGIFPASIGTSGMGADQPVAPNTTEDGRRRNRRIEFRISQ is encoded by the coding sequence ATGATCATCCGCTCAACGCTCCAGCAGATCGCGCTCGCCGTTGCAATAACCTGCGCGCCCCCCCTCTCGCATGCGCAATCCGCATCGCCGGCCTCCGCACCGGGAAACATCGTCATTTCCGGCGCCGTACCGGACGAGGCGACCAAGGCCGCGCTGCTCGGCAAACTGCAGGACTTGTACGGCCGCGCCAGAGTCGTCGACCAGATCAGCGTTGGCGGCGTGACCGCACCGCCGAATTGGGCTGTCCACGTTCCCGGGCTGATGACGCCCAACCTGAAATCGGTCAGCAAGGGACAGCTGGTGGTGGAAGGAACGAACGTGGCGTTGCGCGGCGAAGTCGCCAGCGAAGCGGTTCGGCAATCGGTCGCGCGCGATATCGCCGCAGCGCTCAGCCCTGACTATAGCGTCAAGAACGCTCTGCGCGTGTCGGTCGCGACTCAGGATGTGCTGGACCGTGCGCTGGGAAATCACGTGATCGAATTCGAGCCAGGCAGCGCGCTACTCACCGATTCCGGGAAAGCCATCCTCGATGAAATGGCCGATGCACTAAAAAAAGTCCATCCGCAAAAAGTGGAAATCATCGGTCATACGGACGATGTCGGCACTGCCTCGCGCAATCTGGCGCTGTCGCGTGCACGGTCCGAGTCGGTGAAAGCTTTTCTGGTTTCCAGGGGCATTTTCCCTGCCTCGATCGGCACCAGCGGCATGGGAGCGGACCAGCCAGTGGCGCC